A genomic segment from Glycine max cultivar Williams 82 chromosome 1, Glycine_max_v4.0, whole genome shotgun sequence encodes:
- the LOC102669592 gene encoding uncharacterized protein, producing the protein MGSCPIAEDEPVVAADKPVVVVDVHALGADAGHDAEGFLGGSRDPSVLTEYADHVAISVWNEEDQPELKLSSHGRKVQKFGRPASKVEGLVAVTGLSPLIACSIDIGDRGLISAFVERWHRENSSFHLLVGEVSITLDDVESLLHLPIVGAFHTFEPLHVDEAVLMLVELLEVSKEVARAETTSVMDHTYAYLGYEIYIRADVRLDIGQLQLVPMFFVF; encoded by the exons ATGGGAAGCTGCCCTATTGCCGAGGATGAGCCTGTGGTAGCTGCAGATAAGCCTGTGGTAGTTGTAGACGTACATGCACTTGGTGCTGACGCTGGTCATGATGCTGAGGGATTTCTAGGTGGGTCGCGTGACCCATCAGTGCTTACAGAGTATGCTGACCATGTTGCAATCAGTGTATGGAACGAagag gaccAACCTGAATTGAAGTTATCCTCCCATGGGAGGAAGGTGCAAAAATTTGGTAGGCCTGCTTCTAAAGTTGAGGGCCTAGTTGCTGTCACAGGACTAAGTCCTTTGATCGCGTGCTCAATAGACATTGGCGATCGGGGACTTATATCCGCATtcgtggagaggtggcacaggGAAAATAGCAGTTTCCATCTTCTCGTGGGGGAGGTTAGCATCACCCTGGATGATGTGGAATCTCTGCTTCATCTTCCCATTGTTGGCGCCTTCCATACCTTCGAGCCTCTGCATGTTGACGAGGCCGTGTTGATGTTAGTTGAGTTACTAGAGGTCTCCAAAGAGGTAGCCAGGGCCGAGACAACAAGTGTCATGGACCATACGTATGCTTATCTTGGCTACGAGATATATATCAGAGCAGATGTCAGGCTGGACATTGGACAACTACAACTCGTGCCTATGTTCTTCGTCTTCTAG